The Methanobrevibacter sp. genomic interval CCACCAATAACACGAATATTAATATCCACTTCATTAGCTAAATCGCCAGCTAAAGTTAATGGTTCTTGTAATTTTAAGTTAGCAAGCTCAGGAGAATAAAGTTCTAAAGGAACTTTGTTGATTCTAACTTTACCAGTTCCTTCACGAACAGTACCTCTTGCGATAGCTGTTTTACGTTTTCCACTAGTATGAATAACTTTAACCATAATTACACCTTACTTATCTAAAAGGTAGCTCCTAAAAGTTTGGAGATTTCTCCTAACTCAATACCTTTTTTAATATTTCTGTAT includes:
- a CDS encoding 30S ribosomal protein S9, which gives rise to MVKVIHTSGKRKTAIARGTVREGTGKVRINKVPLELYSPELANLKLQEPLTLAGDLANEVDINIRVIGGGVMGQAEAARMVIAKGLVQWSQDMDLKEKFTQYDRTMLVGDPRRSEPKKYGGPGARARKQKSYR